DNA sequence from the Candidatus Omnitrophota bacterium genome:
CAGGATAAGGGAACACGGCATAAGTACGCCTGTGCTGGTCTTGGGATCCGTCCTGCCGGACGAATTAAAGGTGGCGATAGAGAAGAACATTACTCTGACATTATGCAGCGAGGAATTGCTGGAGGCTGTCAAGAAAGAGGCTGCGGGGACCTCAAGGCTTAAAGTCCACATAAAGGTCGATACGGGAATGGGCCGGATAGGTATCTGGCACGAGGAGGCGTTCGATTTTGTCAAGAGGGTCTCGGCTGAAAAGAAGATTGCCCTCGAAGGCATATACACCCATTTTTCGAGTGCGGGCCGTGACGACTTCTTTACCAATTACCAGATTGAGGCATTCGAGAAACTTTTGGTCGATGTAGAGAAGGAATGGATAAAGATTCCGCTCCGTCACGCGGCCAATTCTATCGCGACGGTCGATTTCAAAAGGTCGCATCTAAACCTGGTGAGGCCGGGCCTGATCATATACGGCATGTATCCTAAGCACACATTTCCGAAGTTGATAAAGCTCAAACCCGCTCTTTCGTTAAAGACGCGCATAGTCTATATCAAAGATACCCCTCCCGGCCGCTCTATAAGTTATGGGCGGACTTTTATAACACAGAAGCAGACGAAGATCGCGACGTTGCCTATAGGTTATGCTGACGGGATCTTCAGGAACCTCTCGAACAGGGCCGATGTCCTGGTAAAGGGACACCGCGCTCCGGTTATCGGCAAGGTTACCATGGACCAGATAATGATAGATATTACTAAGATAAAGGGAGCAAAAGTAGGAGATGAGGTCGTCATAATAGGTAAACAGGGCCTCGATGAGATACGCGCCGAAAAGCTTGCCCGCCTTGCAGGAACAATAGCCTACGAAG
Encoded proteins:
- the alr gene encoding alanine racemase, whose protein sequence is MDNITVKIRNGVPRPRYRPTWADIDLNAIEHNYKQVRKLVGRNICIMVVVKANAYGHGTVEVSRVLERCGVDYLGVATTDEAVRIREHGISTPVLVLGSVLPDELKVAIEKNITLTLCSEELLEAVKKEAAGTSRLKVHIKVDTGMGRIGIWHEEAFDFVKRVSAEKKIALEGIYTHFSSAGRDDFFTNYQIEAFEKLLVDVEKEWIKIPLRHAANSIATVDFKRSHLNLVRPGLIIYGMYPKHTFPKLIKLKPALSLKTRIVYIKDTPPGRSISYGRTFITQKQTKIATLPIGYADGIFRNLSNRADVLVKGHRAPVIGKVTMDQIMIDITKIKGAKVGDEVVIIGKQGLDEIRAEKLARLAGTIAYEVVCSISNRVPRIYKA